The Dethiosulfovibrio peptidovorans DSM 11002 genome has a window encoding:
- the kdsB gene encoding 3-deoxy-manno-octulosonate cytidylyltransferase, with protein MIETLAVIPARYGSTRLPAKPLMEIGGVPLVIRVLRNALRCRGVDRTLVATDDDRIASVVEDWGGEAMMTPKDLPSGGDRVAYVAERIESRYVLNIQGDDPLVGPEMVDPLMEALKSDPSVPLAVLAKRIERPEEIDSPDIVKMVFDKRGNALYFSRSPIPYRRVGEAACYKHIGPYAYRRDFLLRFSSWDQTELERSESLEMLRVLERGYPIRCVETYRDTIEIDTMEDVKSLERYLQEVEDE; from the coding sequence TTGATCGAGACCCTGGCGGTGATACCCGCTCGGTACGGCAGCACGAGGCTTCCGGCCAAGCCCTTGATGGAAATAGGAGGGGTCCCTCTGGTGATCAGGGTGCTTCGCAACGCTCTGAGGTGCCGTGGCGTGGACAGGACCCTGGTGGCCACCGACGACGATAGGATCGCCTCGGTCGTCGAGGACTGGGGAGGAGAGGCCATGATGACTCCGAAGGACCTTCCATCCGGAGGGGATCGGGTGGCCTACGTGGCGGAGCGAATAGAGTCCAGATACGTGCTGAACATCCAGGGAGACGACCCCCTGGTCGGTCCGGAGATGGTGGATCCCCTGATGGAAGCCCTTAAGAGCGATCCCTCGGTGCCCCTCGCCGTGCTGGCCAAGAGGATAGAGCGGCCCGAGGAGATCGACTCGCCCGACATAGTGAAGATGGTCTTCGATAAAAGGGGAAACGCCCTATATTTCAGTCGTTCCCCTATACCGTACCGCAGAGTAGGAGAGGCTGCCTGCTATAAGCACATAGGGCCCTACGCATATAGGAGAGACTTTCTGTTGCGTTTTTCCAGCTGGGATCAGACCGAACTGGAGCGCTCAGAGAGCCTGGAGATGCTCCGGGTCCTCGAGAGGGGATACCCCATCAGGTGCGTGGAGACCTACAGGGACACTATAGAGATAGACACCATGGAGGACGTAAAGTCCCTAGAGAGATATCTTCAGGAGGTAGAGGACGAATGA
- a CDS encoding ATP-binding protein gives MIEKVDLNNFGPLKHLHWPDLGKINLVIGENGRGKTFLLKALYSAVRSIEMSGRGDDRQSSLADLLARKLHWTFQAEKIGDLVTKGSDEKLRMRAVIDGDELEYSFGKDTTKQITKIGWEGSFRKDNSIFIPAKELLSIHHVVLRSREVDQVFGFDDTYFDLAKVLSIKPTRGKNFTEFAQSRENLKGLLGGRVEYDDEARRWSFKVGNEKFAIGTTAEGIKKIAILDTLLGNRYLSPGSVVFIDEVEAALHPKAISDFLDILAVLADRGIQFFLATHSYFVLKKALLMSRKKEMSIPVMSISESDCSSANLIDGMPDNPIVNESIQLYQEQVEMSLS, from the coding sequence ATGATAGAGAAAGTCGACCTGAATAATTTTGGCCCTCTGAAACACCTGCATTGGCCCGATCTAGGAAAGATAAACCTGGTCATAGGCGAAAACGGCAGGGGGAAGACCTTCCTCTTGAAGGCCCTTTACAGCGCCGTCCGCTCCATAGAGATGTCCGGACGAGGCGACGACAGACAGTCCTCACTGGCGGATCTGCTTGCCCGCAAACTACACTGGACGTTTCAGGCCGAAAAGATCGGCGATCTGGTGACGAAGGGAAGCGACGAAAAACTTCGGATGAGAGCCGTCATAGACGGGGACGAGCTGGAATATTCCTTCGGCAAGGACACCACCAAACAGATAACTAAGATAGGCTGGGAAGGCTCCTTCAGAAAGGACAATTCAATATTCATCCCGGCGAAGGAGCTCCTGTCCATCCATCACGTCGTTCTCAGGTCTAGAGAGGTAGACCAGGTTTTCGGTTTCGACGATACCTATTTCGATCTGGCCAAGGTCCTCTCGATAAAACCGACTAGGGGAAAAAACTTCACCGAATTCGCCCAATCTAGAGAAAACCTGAAAGGTCTATTGGGGGGACGGGTTGAATACGACGACGAGGCTCGACGCTGGTCGTTCAAGGTCGGCAACGAGAAGTTCGCCATAGGAACGACAGCGGAGGGGATAAAAAAGATAGCCATTTTGGACACCCTTTTGGGAAATCGTTATCTCTCTCCAGGATCGGTGGTCTTCATAGACGAGGTTGAGGCCGCCCTGCATCCTAAAGCCATATCTGATTTCTTGGATATCTTGGCCGTTTTGGCCGATCGAGGTATTCAGTTTTTTCTCGCAACCCATTCGTACTTCGTGCTTAAAAAGGCACTTCTGATGAGTAGAAAGAAGGAGATGTCGATTCCGGTCATGTCCATATCCGAATCCGACTGTAGCTCGGCAAACCTAATCGATGGCATGCCGGACAACCCGATAGTGAACGAATCCATCCAGCTGTATCAGGAACAGGTGGAAATGAGCCTATCATGA
- a CDS encoding phosphoenolpyruvate hydrolase family protein, with product MKLVEKREELIRNFRNMIAEGKPIVGGGAGTGISAKWEEAGGIDLIVIYNSGRYRMAGRGSLAGLMAYGNANEIVKEMAYEVLPVVRSTPVLAGINGTDPFVIWDMFFRELEELGFVGVQNFPTVGLIDGVFRQNLEETGMGYALEVEAIRKASQAGFLTTPYVFSAEDAAAMTEAGADIIVCHMGLTTKGSIGAKTSKTLDDCVGLIDQWAAAAREVREDVIVLCHGGPIAMPDDAQYVLEKCTGINGFYGASSMERLPTEVAIKEQIEKFKKLTF from the coding sequence GTGAAACTTGTCGAGAAAAGGGAAGAGCTCATCAGAAATTTCCGTAACATGATCGCCGAGGGCAAGCCCATAGTGGGAGGTGGCGCTGGAACGGGGATCTCCGCCAAGTGGGAGGAGGCCGGAGGAATCGACCTCATAGTCATATACAACTCCGGACGATACCGCATGGCGGGTCGAGGCTCCCTGGCGGGGCTCATGGCCTACGGCAACGCCAACGAGATAGTCAAGGAGATGGCCTACGAGGTTCTCCCGGTGGTTCGATCCACCCCGGTCTTGGCCGGCATCAACGGCACCGATCCCTTCGTCATATGGGATATGTTCTTCCGTGAGCTGGAGGAGCTGGGGTTCGTAGGGGTACAGAACTTTCCGACCGTAGGACTCATAGACGGCGTCTTCCGCCAGAACCTGGAGGAGACCGGCATGGGCTACGCCTTGGAGGTGGAGGCTATCCGTAAGGCCTCTCAGGCGGGCTTCCTGACCACTCCCTACGTGTTCAGCGCCGAGGACGCCGCGGCTATGACCGAGGCCGGGGCGGACATAATAGTCTGTCACATGGGGTTGACCACCAAGGGATCCATAGGCGCAAAGACCTCCAAGACCCTGGACGACTGTGTAGGGCTGATCGACCAGTGGGCCGCAGCCGCCAGAGAGGTCCGTGAGGACGTCATCGTGCTTTGTCACGGAGGTCCTATAGCCATGCCCGACGACGCCCAGTACGTTCTAGAAAAATGCACCGGCATCAACGGTTTCTACGGAGCCAGCAGCATGGAGCGACTGCCCACCGAGGTAGCCATAAAGGAACAGATAGAGAAGTTCAAGAAACTGACGTTCTGA
- a CDS encoding Tm-1-like ATP-binding domain-containing protein yields the protein MKKAFIIGTCDTKFAELDYGRRLIDQAGIETVLVDVGSMEHAFPVDITNREVASFHPEGADFLADPTDRGKTVSAMGVALERFLLSRDDVGGVLGMGGSGNTSLVTQGMRVLPIGTPRMMVSTMGSGDVSPYVGPNDICMVYSVTDIAGLNSISRRVIGNAAHGLAGMMTRPIPEVAGERPLLGLSMFGVTTPCVETIREIIGDEYECMVFHATGTGGMSLEKLVDSGMMTSVIDVTLTEICDHLMGGVLSAGEDRLGAFIRTGIPYVGSVGAQDMVNFGPMDTVPERYSERNLYVHNPQVTLMRTTDEENRTMGRWIGEKLNRLTGPVRFLLPEKGVSMIDAPGMPFYDPEADEALFSALEDTFVQTEAKKLLRLPYHVNDREFAQALVDNFREISE from the coding sequence TTGAAGAAAGCCTTCATCATCGGTACCTGCGACACCAAGTTCGCCGAACTTGACTATGGCCGGAGGTTGATAGACCAGGCCGGAATCGAGACCGTTCTAGTGGACGTCGGCAGCATGGAACACGCTTTTCCGGTGGATATCACGAATCGGGAGGTAGCGTCGTTCCATCCGGAGGGAGCGGATTTTCTCGCAGATCCTACCGATCGGGGTAAAACCGTGTCCGCCATGGGAGTCGCTCTGGAAAGATTTCTGCTCAGTCGGGACGACGTCGGAGGGGTGTTGGGAATGGGAGGAAGCGGCAATACCTCCCTGGTCACCCAGGGTATGAGGGTACTGCCCATAGGAACTCCCAGGATGATGGTCTCCACCATGGGATCGGGAGATGTGTCTCCCTACGTGGGTCCCAACGACATCTGCATGGTATATTCCGTAACCGACATAGCAGGTCTGAACTCGATCTCCCGAAGGGTCATAGGCAACGCGGCTCACGGCCTGGCGGGGATGATGACTCGGCCTATTCCGGAGGTCGCCGGAGAGAGACCGCTCTTGGGGCTGTCCATGTTCGGGGTCACCACCCCCTGCGTCGAGACCATAAGGGAGATAATAGGCGACGAATACGAATGCATGGTCTTCCACGCAACCGGAACGGGCGGCATGTCGCTCGAGAAGCTGGTCGACTCGGGAATGATGACCTCGGTTATAGACGTCACCTTGACGGAGATATGCGACCACCTCATGGGAGGAGTCCTCTCCGCCGGAGAGGATCGCCTGGGTGCCTTCATAAGGACCGGCATACCCTACGTCGGTTCCGTAGGGGCCCAGGACATGGTCAACTTCGGTCCTATGGACACCGTTCCGGAGAGATACTCGGAGCGCAACCTGTACGTCCACAATCCTCAGGTAACCTTGATGCGGACAACCGATGAGGAAAACCGGACCATGGGAAGATGGATAGGCGAAAAGCTCAACCGCCTAACCGGGCCGGTCCGCTTCCTATTACCAGAGAAGGGAGTCTCCATGATAGACGCCCCGGGAATGCCCTTCTACGATCCGGAGGCGGATGAGGCGCTTTTCTCCGCCTTGGAGGATACCTTCGTCCAGACCGAGGCCAAAAAACTCCTGAGGCTTCCCTATCACGTCAACGACAGGGAGTTCGCCCAGGCACTTGTGGATAACTTTAGGGAAATATCCGAATAA
- a CDS encoding TolC family protein, protein MIDRVTGYLIAALATVTIATGAASAEARILTLEDCLKMASTHPDLISAEGDLDAARARVSGSGSSWRTTISASDQYSRSEGDDGGHSGSVGLTQRIFDSGQTRLSVQASREGMMSTEADGISTLQGLRYSIVEAYCDLLDSLEARSIAEEIVKQDVKHLEIAKGFYDVGEKALIDVTQARVNLSKAQLDLVKAQHAVELARHQLNHSMGRPDMEPYEIADLAPERRPVETLAEAISTAMAEHPDLKSYGHSVAKAKSSLKLAARGLSPTISATGGFSWNGDAPFEDGEWSVSVKGTVPISDGGQTAADTDEARGNLKSAKAKAESERQKVELAVRKAWLALDEADQSVMVAKETVKQAEANLKLANGRYEVGEGSPTEVADAVTTYGEARLSLSQSRYDRETALAALKQAMGRM, encoded by the coding sequence ATGATCGATAGAGTGACCGGATATCTGATCGCCGCTCTGGCGACGGTGACGATAGCGACGGGGGCCGCATCGGCGGAGGCCAGGATACTTACGCTGGAGGACTGTCTCAAGATGGCCTCCACCCACCCGGATCTCATTTCCGCGGAGGGCGACCTGGACGCAGCCAGAGCCAGGGTATCCGGCTCCGGCTCCAGCTGGAGAACCACCATATCGGCCTCGGACCAGTACAGCCGCTCCGAGGGAGACGACGGAGGCCACTCCGGCTCGGTGGGGCTGACCCAGCGTATATTCGACTCAGGTCAGACCAGGCTCTCGGTACAGGCCAGCAGGGAGGGAATGATGTCCACCGAGGCCGACGGCATCTCCACCCTTCAGGGACTCAGATATTCCATAGTCGAGGCCTACTGCGACCTGCTGGACTCTCTGGAGGCCCGGTCGATCGCCGAGGAGATAGTCAAGCAGGACGTCAAGCATCTGGAGATAGCCAAGGGGTTCTACGACGTCGGGGAAAAGGCCCTGATAGACGTCACCCAGGCCAGGGTCAACCTGAGCAAGGCTCAGCTCGACCTGGTAAAGGCCCAACACGCCGTGGAGCTGGCTAGGCATCAGCTGAACCACTCGATGGGCCGTCCGGACATGGAGCCATACGAGATAGCGGACCTTGCTCCGGAACGCCGTCCGGTGGAGACCCTAGCCGAGGCCATATCGACGGCCATGGCGGAACATCCGGACCTCAAGTCCTACGGCCACTCTGTGGCCAAGGCCAAAAGCTCTCTGAAGCTGGCCGCCAGAGGGCTGTCCCCCACGATAAGCGCGACCGGAGGCTTTTCCTGGAACGGAGACGCTCCCTTCGAGGACGGGGAATGGTCCGTAAGCGTCAAGGGGACCGTTCCCATATCGGACGGAGGCCAGACCGCGGCGGATACCGACGAGGCCAGAGGAAACCTCAAGTCCGCCAAGGCGAAGGCAGAGTCGGAGCGTCAGAAGGTGGAGCTGGCTGTTAGAAAGGCCTGGCTGGCACTGGACGAGGCGGACCAGAGCGTGATGGTGGCAAAAGAGACGGTGAAACAGGCCGAGGCCAACCTGAAGCTGGCCAACGGACGGTACGAGGTGGGAGAGGGAAGCCCAACCGAGGTGGCCGATGCAGTGACGACCTACGGAGAGGCGAGGCTCTCCCTCTCTCAATCCAGATACGACAGGGAGACAGCTCTGGCCGCTCTGAAACAGGCCATGGGAAGGATGTAG
- a CDS encoding efflux RND transporter periplasmic adaptor subunit codes for MKKLFALILIATIGAGIWWYRGDGEKQRISYRTESLRRGDMVKTVSATGTLEAINTVLVGSQVSGNLSEVLVDYNDEVTKGQLLARIDPTLFQANVDKAEAALLTAQADLAEGKASLAHANRALARKKELVGRNLIAKVDLDDAELSVATARATLRALEGKVAQARAALSSSEIDLAHTEIVSPINGVVTAKEVDEGQTVAASLSAPELFTIAEDLRRMRVEADIDEADIGSVKEGQDVSFTVDAYPNRTFSGKVDRIRLAPTETDNVVTYTVEIGVSNDDLSLYPGMTAEVAVVTDRREDVLMAPSAALRVDIPTQEGEPHGGSLNGNGILFTLSGDSPVPIPVKTGLAENRWVQVSGEVSEETQVVVEVSSDGSSEKKGGGLFGPSPGRRP; via the coding sequence ATGAAGAAGCTATTTGCACTGATTCTGATCGCGACGATCGGAGCGGGGATCTGGTGGTATCGGGGCGACGGAGAAAAGCAGAGGATTTCCTACAGGACCGAGTCGCTTCGAAGGGGCGACATGGTGAAGACGGTGTCCGCCACCGGGACGCTGGAGGCGATAAACACCGTTCTGGTCGGAAGCCAGGTGTCGGGCAACCTCTCGGAGGTGCTGGTGGACTACAACGACGAGGTGACCAAGGGACAGCTCCTGGCCAGGATAGACCCCACTCTGTTTCAGGCGAACGTGGACAAGGCAGAAGCGGCGCTTCTGACCGCCCAGGCCGACCTGGCCGAGGGCAAAGCCTCTCTGGCACACGCAAACAGGGCCCTGGCGAGAAAGAAAGAGCTGGTAGGGCGGAACCTTATAGCCAAGGTGGATCTGGACGACGCGGAGCTCTCGGTTGCGACGGCCAGGGCCACTCTGAGGGCTCTGGAGGGCAAGGTAGCCCAGGCCAGGGCGGCACTGAGCAGTTCAGAGATAGATCTGGCCCACACGGAGATAGTGTCCCCCATAAACGGGGTGGTGACTGCCAAGGAGGTGGACGAGGGACAGACGGTGGCGGCCAGTTTGTCCGCCCCGGAACTCTTCACCATAGCGGAGGACCTGAGACGCATGAGGGTCGAGGCCGACATAGACGAGGCCGACATCGGATCGGTGAAGGAAGGTCAGGACGTCTCCTTCACCGTGGACGCCTACCCAAACAGAACCTTCTCCGGCAAGGTGGACAGGATAAGGCTGGCTCCTACGGAGACGGACAACGTCGTCACCTACACGGTGGAGATAGGGGTCTCCAACGACGACCTGTCCCTCTACCCCGGCATGACGGCGGAGGTGGCGGTGGTGACGGACCGTCGAGAGGACGTGCTCATGGCCCCGTCCGCCGCCCTCAGGGTGGATATACCAACACAGGAAGGAGAGCCCCACGGCGGATCCCTCAACGGCAACGGGATCCTATTCACACTGTCCGGCGACAGTCCCGTTCCCATACCGGTGAAGACCGGTCTGGCCGAGAACAGATGGGTTCAGGTTTCCGGAGAGGTGTCCGAGGAGACCCAGGTGGTGGTCGAGGTATCCTCCGACGGATCGTCGGAGAAGAAGGGGGGCGGACTCTTTGGACCAAGCCCTGGTAGACGTCCGTGA
- a CDS encoding ABC transporter ATP-binding protein codes for MDQALVDVRDLRKSYVLGSQEVHALQGVSFEIDRGEFAAIMGPSGSGKSTMMNMLGCLDVPTSGSYVLDGRDVAEMKPDELAHVRRDSIGFVFQGFNLLSRTSALENVELPMVYAGVSPSERHRRAAESLDLVGLGDRMDHMPHQMSGGQQQRVAIARALVNRAPLILADEPTGNLDSANSEEIMRLFRTLNDEQGITVILITHEPDMAVFARRVITFRDGRLVEDRRQES; via the coding sequence TTGGACCAAGCCCTGGTAGACGTCCGTGATCTGCGGAAAAGCTACGTCCTTGGAAGCCAGGAGGTCCACGCCCTTCAGGGGGTCAGCTTCGAGATAGACCGGGGCGAGTTCGCCGCCATAATGGGGCCCTCCGGCTCGGGAAAGTCCACCATGATGAACATGCTGGGATGTCTGGACGTGCCCACATCAGGAAGCTACGTTCTGGACGGCAGGGACGTTGCGGAGATGAAGCCGGACGAGCTGGCTCACGTCAGGCGTGACTCCATAGGCTTCGTCTTCCAGGGCTTCAACCTGCTCTCACGAACCAGCGCCCTGGAGAATGTGGAGCTGCCCATGGTCTACGCCGGGGTGTCCCCTTCGGAACGCCACAGGAGGGCCGCCGAGTCGCTGGACCTGGTGGGACTGGGAGACAGGATGGATCACATGCCGCACCAGATGTCCGGAGGACAGCAGCAGAGGGTGGCCATAGCCAGGGCCCTGGTAAACCGGGCTCCTCTGATACTGGCCGACGAGCCCACGGGGAACCTGGACAGCGCCAACAGCGAGGAGATAATGAGGCTTTTCAGGACCCTCAACGACGAGCAGGGGATCACGGTAATACTGATAACCCACGAGCCCGACATGGCGGTGTTCGCTAGGAGGGTGATAACCTTCAGAGACGGCAGACTCGTCGAGGACAGGAGGCAGGAATCGTGA
- a CDS encoding ABC transporter permease, which translates to MISPIQTAHIATKALWANKMRSALTVLGIVIGVVAVIIMFAVGTGAREEISAKMNSLGSNMLFIRPDVFRTGGVRSGSVQTLNVKDAEAIGIECPSVTAVAPVVNFSAQVVQGNTNWSTRITGTTGPFLTVKDWEIEDGRNFTSTEERGAAKVCLLGETVADELFGSADPIGASVRIGKVPFNVIGLLKSKGESMMGDEDDIVLVPFTTARKRLSPSRTPGRVGSIFVKSSSPERLNAAQNEIEALLRQRHRIKEGEEDDFRVQNVTQMVEATKSATGVMTMLLTAVASVSLLVGGIGIMNIMLVSVTERTREVGIRMAVGATATDIRIQFMTEALLLSLIGGLVGVALGWGGALSITKVTGWNTSVPVFAVVLAVGVSAATGMFFGYYPAAKAARLNPIDALRHE; encoded by the coding sequence GTGATATCCCCTATCCAGACCGCCCATATAGCCACCAAGGCCCTGTGGGCCAACAAGATGAGGTCAGCCCTGACCGTGCTGGGCATAGTGATAGGCGTGGTGGCGGTGATCATAATGTTCGCCGTAGGGACGGGGGCCAGGGAGGAGATATCGGCAAAGATGAACTCCCTGGGGAGCAACATGCTCTTCATACGACCCGACGTGTTCCGTACCGGAGGGGTTCGGTCCGGCTCGGTCCAGACGCTGAACGTCAAGGACGCCGAGGCGATAGGGATCGAGTGTCCCTCTGTGACGGCGGTGGCCCCTGTGGTGAACTTCTCCGCCCAGGTGGTACAGGGCAACACGAACTGGTCCACCAGGATAACCGGGACCACCGGTCCGTTCCTCACGGTCAAGGACTGGGAGATCGAGGACGGACGGAACTTCACCTCCACCGAGGAGAGAGGGGCCGCCAAGGTGTGCCTTCTCGGAGAGACCGTGGCGGACGAGCTTTTCGGTTCGGCTGACCCCATAGGTGCGTCGGTCCGAATAGGGAAGGTTCCCTTCAATGTGATAGGCCTGCTGAAGAGCAAGGGAGAGTCCATGATGGGAGACGAGGACGACATAGTCCTGGTTCCCTTCACCACCGCCAGGAAGAGGCTGTCCCCCTCCAGGACACCCGGTCGGGTGGGGTCGATATTCGTGAAATCGTCCTCTCCCGAAAGGCTCAACGCCGCCCAGAATGAGATAGAGGCGCTGCTCCGGCAGAGGCACAGGATAAAGGAGGGCGAAGAGGACGATTTCAGGGTGCAGAACGTCACTCAGATGGTCGAGGCTACCAAGTCCGCCACGGGTGTTATGACCATGCTATTAACCGCTGTGGCGTCTGTCTCTCTTTTGGTGGGAGGCATAGGTATAATGAATATAATGCTGGTCTCCGTCACCGAGAGGACCAGGGAGGTAGGCATACGGATGGCGGTAGGAGCCACCGCCACGGACATAAGGATCCAGTTCATGACGGAGGCGCTGCTTCTGTCTCTGATAGGCGGTCTGGTAGGGGTTGCCCTGGGCTGGGGAGGGGCCCTCTCCATAACCAAGGTCACCGGCTGGAACACCTCCGTGCCGGTCTTCGCGGTGGTTCTGGCTGTAGGGGTGTCCGCCGCGACGGGGATGTTCTTCGGCTACTACCCGGCGGCCAAGGCAGCAAGGCTGAACCCCATAGACGCTCTGAGACACGAATAA
- a CDS encoding radical SAM protein, with the protein MTLDRDEKDGDTAHGKIAVGQVWTKSLISVSKIPGVDFTVNPYVGCPHKCIYCYAEFIKQHTDHTEDWGDFVDLKRCHARLPYKKMQGKTVVMCSSTDGYNPLELRFEATREILEDMVFSQCDFDLMILTKGYAVVRDIDLLLKLKAKVGISMNSLDESFRVKAEPRASSVRKRLEALRLLREAGLETWIFMSPIFPGITDFRAVIDATRPWTCEYGFENLKLNGPFRPRVLEMIRREYPELIPLYRRIFVEKDYGYWDELSWEIRSHCRKLGLRFGVYF; encoded by the coding sequence ATGACGCTCGACCGAGATGAAAAAGACGGCGATACCGCCCATGGAAAAATCGCCGTCGGCCAGGTATGGACCAAAAGCCTGATCTCCGTCTCGAAAATTCCCGGCGTGGACTTCACGGTGAACCCCTACGTGGGATGCCCCCACAAATGTATATACTGCTACGCCGAGTTCATAAAGCAGCACACCGACCACACCGAGGATTGGGGCGACTTCGTGGACCTCAAGAGGTGTCACGCCAGGCTCCCCTACAAGAAGATGCAGGGAAAGACCGTGGTGATGTGTTCCTCCACCGACGGCTACAACCCGCTGGAACTTCGCTTCGAGGCCACCAGAGAGATACTGGAGGACATGGTCTTCAGCCAGTGCGATTTCGACCTTATGATACTGACCAAGGGATACGCGGTGGTCCGAGACATAGATCTGCTTTTGAAGCTGAAGGCCAAGGTGGGAATCTCGATGAACTCTCTGGACGAATCGTTCAGAGTTAAGGCGGAGCCCAGGGCCTCCTCGGTAAGGAAAAGACTGGAGGCCCTCAGGCTGCTGAGAGAGGCGGGGCTCGAGACCTGGATCTTCATGTCCCCCATCTTTCCGGGAATAACCGACTTCAGGGCGGTGATCGATGCGACCAGACCCTGGACCTGCGAGTACGGTTTCGAGAACCTGAAGTTGAACGGCCCCTTCAGGCCCAGGGTGCTGGAGATGATACGGAGGGAATATCCCGAACTGATCCCGCTGTATCGCCGAATCTTCGTGGAAAAAGACTACGGCTACTGGGACGAGCTCTCATGGGAGATCCGCTCCCACTGCAGAAAACTGGGACTCAGGTTCGGGGTGTATTTCTGA